From Vagococcus jeotgali, one genomic window encodes:
- the glpO gene encoding type 1 glycerol-3-phosphate oxidase, with protein sequence MSFSLKTREESIKFLKDHTVDVLIIGGGITGAGVAVQAAASGMSTALVEMQDFSEGTSSRSTKLVHGGIRYLKSFDVEVVADTVRERANVQKVAPHIPKPDPMLLPIYDDPNSTFSMFSLKIAMDLYDQLANVKGTDYENRVLTKEEVLEISPHLNADGLLGGGIYLDFRNNDSRLVIENIKQAQADGGHMLSRTKVIGFVYDDSDQINGVKVKDMITSEEYVIHAKVVINTTGPWSDTVRHMTKDKEVIDQMRPTKGVHLVVDREKLNVSQPTYFDTGLNDGRMVFVVPREDKTYFGTTDTDYEGDFSHPTVTSEDVSYLLKVVNNKFPERNLTIDDIEASWAGLRPLISGNGGSDYNGAASGNITDESLEKVIQSVDEYEIGTLTREGLEKSIHSVKTQAGDGTKSPSSVSRGSSLTRADDGLITLAGGKITDYRLMAEGALNMINSILSKEYGDDFVLIDSINYPVSGGHFDATNVEGAMKDYIELGVSKGLSEKEATYLAHLYGSNTKDVLSYEDVEFNGLTKAQSMALMYSLENEMTLTPVDYALRRTNYLLFMRDQLDAVKVALVEAMKEYYQWDDNQAQLYTTELTEKMSESSLDKLKTEG encoded by the coding sequence ATGAGTTTTTCACTAAAAACACGGGAAGAGTCAATTAAATTTTTAAAAGATCATACAGTGGATGTTTTGATTATTGGCGGAGGTATTACTGGTGCAGGAGTGGCAGTGCAGGCTGCTGCTTCTGGTATGAGTACTGCTCTTGTTGAAATGCAAGATTTCTCTGAAGGAACAAGTTCACGTTCCACAAAGCTTGTTCATGGTGGTATTCGTTATTTAAAATCTTTTGATGTAGAAGTAGTAGCCGATACAGTAAGGGAGAGGGCTAATGTCCAAAAAGTAGCACCACATATCCCAAAACCTGACCCAATGCTTTTACCAATTTATGATGATCCGAATTCTACATTTTCAATGTTTTCTTTAAAAATTGCGATGGATTTATATGATCAATTAGCAAACGTTAAAGGAACAGACTATGAAAATAGAGTGTTAACAAAAGAAGAAGTGTTAGAGATAAGTCCTCATTTAAATGCCGATGGTTTGCTTGGTGGGGGAATCTATCTAGATTTTAGAAATAATGATTCAAGGCTTGTCATTGAAAATATTAAGCAAGCTCAAGCTGATGGTGGGCATATGTTATCTCGTACAAAAGTGATTGGTTTTGTTTATGATGATTCAGATCAAATTAATGGTGTGAAGGTTAAAGATATGATAACAAGTGAAGAATATGTTATTCATGCCAAAGTTGTGATTAATACAACAGGTCCTTGGTCTGATACTGTTCGTCATATGACAAAAGACAAAGAAGTTATTGACCAAATGCGTCCTACAAAAGGTGTTCACTTAGTTGTTGATCGTGAAAAATTAAATGTATCTCAACCGACTTATTTTGATACAGGTTTAAATGATGGGCGTATGGTTTTTGTGGTACCTAGAGAAGACAAAACTTATTTTGGAACGACAGATACAGATTACGAGGGAGATTTCAGCCACCCAACAGTAACAAGTGAAGATGTGAGTTACTTATTGAAAGTTGTCAATAATAAATTCCCTGAAAGAAACTTAACTATTGATGATATTGAAGCAAGTTGGGCAGGTTTAAGACCACTAATTTCAGGTAATGGTGGTTCTGATTATAACGGGGCAGCTAGTGGGAATATCACAGATGAGAGTTTAGAGAAAGTCATTCAATCAGTAGATGAATATGAAATAGGAACACTAACACGTGAAGGCTTAGAAAAATCAATTCATAGTGTTAAAACCCAAGCAGGGGATGGTACTAAATCGCCATCTAGTGTCTCACGTGGAAGTAGCTTAACAAGAGCTGATGATGGGTTAATTACATTAGCTGGTGGTAAAATTACTGATTACCGTTTAATGGCCGAAGGTGCTCTTAATATGATTAATAGTATTTTGTCTAAGGAGTACGGAGATGACTTTGTTTTAATTGATTCAATTAATTACCCAGTTTCAGGTGGTCACTTTGATGCAACAAATGTCGAAGGTGCTATGAAAGATTATATTGAACTTGGAGTAAGTAAAGGTTTATCAGAAAAAGAAGCAACATATCTAGCTCATTTATATGGTTCAAACACAAAAGATGTTTTATCATATGAAGATGTTGAGTTCAATGGGTTAACCAAAGCTCAATCAATGGCGTTGATGTATTCTTTAGAAAATGAAATGACACTGACACCTGTTGATTACGCTCTAAGAAGAACTAATTATTTATTATTTATGAGAGATCAACTGGATGCAGTAAAGGTAGCTCTTGTTGAAGCTATGAAAGAATATTATCAGTGGGATGATAATCAAGCACAATTATATACAACTGAATTAACAGAAAAAATGTCTGAGTCTAGCTTAGACAAACTAAAAACAGAAGGGTGA
- the glpK gene encoding glycerol kinase GlpK — translation MTTKEYIMSIDQGTTSSRAIIFDKAGNSIASSQKEFTQIFPEPGWVEHNANEIWNSVQSVIAGAFIESGIEPSQVKGIGITNQRETTVIWDRKTGKPIYNAIVWQSRQSAPLADKLKEEGYEEMFHKKTGLVIDAYFSATKVRWILDHVEGAQERAERGELAFGTIDTWLLWKLTDGEVHVTDYSNASRTMMYNITELKWDQEILDLLNIPNSLLPEVKSNSEVYGYTQSYHFYGSEVPISGMAGDQQAALFGQLAFEVGSIKNTYGTGAFIVLNTGETPQFSENKLLTTIGYGINGKVYYALEGSIFVAGSAIQWLRDGLKMIESSGESEQMANESTGDNNVYVVPAFTGLGAPYWDSDARGAIFGLTRGTTREDFVKATLQSIAYQSKDVIDTMQKDAGINIPIIKVDGGAAHNDTLLQFQADISDIDVQRAPNLETTALGAAYLAGLAVGFWKDVEELTEFVQDGKVFVPTMKEDEREELYSGWKAAVSATQAFTRKK, via the coding sequence ATGACAACAAAAGAGTACATTATGTCCATTGATCAAGGAACAACAAGTTCAAGAGCTATTATTTTTGATAAGGCAGGAAATAGCATTGCTAGTTCACAAAAAGAATTCACACAAATCTTTCCAGAACCAGGTTGGGTTGAGCATAACGCTAATGAGATTTGGAACTCAGTTCAATCAGTAATTGCAGGAGCATTTATCGAATCAGGTATTGAACCATCACAAGTTAAGGGAATTGGTATTACAAACCAGCGTGAAACAACTGTTATTTGGGACCGTAAAACAGGAAAACCAATTTACAATGCTATTGTATGGCAATCTAGACAATCAGCTCCACTAGCCGATAAGTTGAAAGAAGAAGGCTATGAAGAGATGTTCCATAAAAAAACTGGTTTAGTAATTGATGCTTATTTCTCAGCAACGAAAGTTCGTTGGATTTTAGACCATGTAGAAGGTGCTCAAGAGCGTGCAGAACGTGGAGAATTAGCCTTTGGAACCATAGATACTTGGTTGTTGTGGAAGTTAACAGATGGTGAAGTTCATGTGACGGATTATTCAAATGCTTCAAGAACAATGATGTATAACATCACAGAATTAAAGTGGGATCAAGAAATATTAGACTTATTGAATATTCCAAATTCTCTACTTCCAGAAGTAAAAAGCAATTCAGAAGTTTATGGTTACACACAAAGTTACCATTTCTATGGTAGTGAAGTCCCTATTTCAGGTATGGCAGGAGATCAACAAGCAGCATTATTTGGACAACTTGCTTTTGAAGTAGGTTCAATTAAAAATACTTATGGAACAGGTGCATTTATTGTATTAAATACAGGTGAGACACCACAGTTTTCTGAAAATAAATTACTAACAACGATAGGTTATGGTATTAACGGCAAAGTATATTATGCTTTGGAAGGTAGTATTTTTGTGGCAGGTTCTGCTATCCAGTGGTTAAGAGATGGACTTAAAATGATTGAGAGCTCAGGTGAGTCAGAACAAATGGCTAATGAATCGACAGGAGACAATAATGTCTATGTTGTACCTGCCTTCACAGGTCTTGGTGCACCGTACTGGGATTCAGATGCTAGAGGGGCTATTTTTGGTCTAACACGTGGCACGACAAGAGAAGATTTTGTTAAAGCAACATTACAATCTATTGCTTATCAATCAAAAGATGTTATTGACACTATGCAAAAAGATGCTGGTATAAATATTCCTATCATTAAAGTTGATGGTGGTGCCGCACATAATGATACTCTACTACAGTTTCAAGCAGATATTTCTGATATCGATGTTCAACGTGCACCAAACCTTGAAACAACAGCTCTAGGAGCAGCTTACTTAGCAGGTCTTGCTGTTGGATTTTGGAAAGATGTTGAGGAGTTAACAGAATTTGTTCAAGATGGAAAAGTATTTGTTCCAACTATGAAAGAAGATGAAAGAGAAGAGCTATACAGTGGATGGAAAGCAGCTGTTAGTGCAACACAAGCGTTTACACGTAAGAAATAA
- a CDS encoding MIP/aquaporin family protein — protein MDAAGLQIFSEFLGTLILVLLGDGVVAGVVLAKSKAENAGWVVITLGWGAAVTIAVYVSGFMGPAHLNPAVTLGLASAGLFSWGLVIPFILAQLVGAFVGAIIVWLAYLPQYAATKDEAAILGSFATGPAIRSYGANVLTEAIGTFVLVFSLLAFTQNTFADGFNPVVVGILILSIGLSLGGSTGYAINPARDLGPRIAHQILPIKHKGDSDWAYSWVPIVGPFVGGVVAALLWLMLPI, from the coding sequence ATGGATGCAGCAGGATTACAGATTTTTAGTGAATTTTTAGGTACGTTAATCTTAGTATTGCTTGGAGACGGAGTTGTTGCAGGTGTTGTTTTAGCAAAGAGTAAGGCAGAAAATGCCGGCTGGGTTGTAATTACTTTGGGATGGGGGGCTGCGGTAACGATTGCAGTATATGTGTCTGGTTTTATGGGACCAGCTCATTTGAATCCAGCAGTGACACTAGGTTTAGCTTCAGCAGGATTATTTAGTTGGGGCTTAGTGATTCCATTTATTTTAGCTCAGTTAGTTGGGGCATTTGTTGGAGCAATTATTGTTTGGCTAGCATACTTACCACAATATGCAGCAACAAAAGATGAAGCAGCTATTTTAGGATCATTTGCAACAGGACCAGCTATTCGTAGTTACGGAGCTAATGTGTTGACGGAGGCAATTGGTACATTTGTCTTAGTATTCTCACTATTAGCATTTACTCAAAACACATTTGCTGATGGATTTAATCCAGTTGTCGTAGGTATCTTAATCTTATCTATTGGTCTATCACTTGGTGGATCAACAGGGTATGCTATTAACCCAGCAAGGGATTTAGGACCTCGTATTGCTCATCAAATTTTACCAATCAAACATAAAGGTGATTCAGATTGGGCTTATTCTTGGGTACCAATTGTTGGACCATTTGTTGGTGGTGTCGTAGCAGCACTATTATGGTTAATGTTACCAATCTAG